From a region of the Candidatus Brocadia sp. genome:
- a CDS encoding acyl-CoA dehydratase activase, producing MKIVAGIDIGSTTTKVVLLRGLTFLGSKTSSTGTNCKRTVKLLLEELVEDYGLREDEIQYSVATGYGRRIVPANEIITEITANAKAATWLMRDKANVRTIINIGGQDCKVIALDDRGIMTDFAMNDKCAAGTGRFLEVMSRILEVELDELGILSERAENIPHINSLCTVFGESEVISLLSQGKKVEDIIAGIHQSIAKRVGAMVKKIGVKEAVFFDGGPAFNTGLKSALERELETGISIPPDPQITTALGAALVAYEHSIRNPARCHLKEKETRCTE from the coding sequence ATGAAAATAGTGGCGGGAATAGACATTGGCTCAACAACCACAAAGGTAGTGCTCCTGCGTGGACTGACTTTTCTTGGATCAAAGACATCTTCAACCGGAACGAATTGCAAGAGAACGGTTAAACTCCTGCTTGAAGAATTGGTCGAAGATTATGGTTTACGAGAGGACGAAATCCAATACAGCGTGGCTACCGGCTACGGCCGCAGGATTGTGCCAGCCAACGAAATTATCACTGAAATTACGGCAAATGCGAAGGCCGCTACGTGGCTCATGCGCGATAAAGCAAACGTAAGAACTATTATTAACATTGGTGGACAGGACTGCAAGGTCATTGCCCTCGATGATCGCGGTATCATGACGGACTTTGCTATGAACGACAAATGCGCCGCCGGGACAGGACGATTCCTTGAGGTTATGAGTCGTATCCTTGAAGTGGAACTGGATGAGCTGGGCATCTTGTCGGAACGGGCCGAAAATATACCGCACATCAATAGTTTGTGCACCGTTTTTGGCGAGTCGGAGGTCATTTCACTCCTTTCCCAAGGAAAAAAGGTGGAGGATATTATTGCTGGTATTCATCAATCGATTGCCAAACGGGTAGGAGCCATGGTCAAAAAAATCGGCGTAAAAGAGGCAGTGTTCTTTGACGGCGGACCAGCATTCAATACTGGATTGAAAAGTGCACTGGAACGGGAATTGGAAACAGGAATCTCTATTCCACCTGATCCGCAAATCACGACAGCCCTTGGTGCTGCTCTTGTTGCTTATGAGCACTCCATCAGGAATCCAGCAAGGTGTCATCTCAAGGAAAAAGAGACGCGTTGCACAGAATAA
- a CDS encoding IS1634 family transposase: protein MLCDEFGEPVSTEVFRGNTQDPKTFESQVKKTAERFGCTGVTMVGDRGMIKTMQIECLPEGFHYITAITKPQIESLIKQGILQLGLFEEKLCEIKSEGVRYILRRNPIRAEEMAKTRMSKLQSMERYVEKRNGYLREHPKASVLKALGAAKEKLGKLKLEGWVQIKDEAGALKIENNEEAFKEESYLDGCYVIKTDLKEGDADADLVHDRYKDLSEVEKVFRGCKTVNLEVRPVYVRKEESTKGHVFVVMLAYLIIRRLRDAWKSFDLTVEEGLKQLTTICSVEVKVKGQKAHCQKIPRPRQQSRELLEALQVKLPEALPSRNLRVVTRKKLTRQQISQ from the coding sequence ATGCTGTGTGATGAATTTGGGGAGCCGGTGTCCACGGAGGTTTTTCGGGGCAATACTCAGGACCCAAAGACCTTTGAGTCTCAGGTAAAGAAGACGGCAGAACGGTTTGGGTGCACCGGGGTGACCATGGTAGGTGATCGGGGGATGATCAAGACGATGCAAATCGAATGTTTACCGGAGGGGTTTCATTACATAACGGCGATAACCAAGCCGCAGATCGAGTCGTTGATAAAACAAGGGATTCTGCAGTTAGGGTTGTTTGAAGAAAAGCTCTGCGAGATAAAGAGTGAGGGGGTTCGGTATATTCTGAGACGCAATCCGATAAGGGCAGAAGAGATGGCGAAGACTCGCATGTCAAAATTACAGAGTATGGAGAGATATGTCGAGAAGAGGAATGGTTATTTGAGAGAACATCCGAAGGCATCGGTATTGAAGGCGCTGGGGGCAGCGAAGGAGAAGCTCGGGAAGCTGAAGCTTGAGGGGTGGGTGCAGATAAAAGACGAGGCCGGGGCGCTGAAGATTGAGAACAATGAAGAAGCATTCAAGGAAGAATCGTATCTTGATGGATGTTATGTAATCAAGACCGATCTGAAGGAGGGCGATGCGGATGCCGATCTGGTGCACGACCGGTACAAGGACTTGTCAGAGGTGGAGAAGGTGTTTCGGGGGTGCAAGACGGTGAATCTTGAGGTTCGTCCTGTATACGTGAGGAAAGAAGAGAGTACAAAAGGGCATGTGTTTGTGGTAATGCTTGCGTACCTGATAATCCGAAGGTTACGTGATGCGTGGAAGAGTTTTGATCTGACGGTAGAGGAAGGACTCAAACAATTGACTACCATTTGTTCCGTGGAAGTGAAGGTGAAGGGTCAAAAGGCGCATTGCCAGAAGATACCACGTCCACGGCAACAATCACGTGAATTGTTAGAGGCATTGCAGGTAAAGCTGCCGGAGGCATTGCCAAGCCGGAACCTACGGGTAGTCACGAGAAAAAAACTTACCAGGCAACAAATAAGCCAGTAA
- the ltrA gene encoding group II intron reverse transcriptase/maturase — protein MLKYHSLRDKVFSLRNLYAAFGHVKKNKGKAGLDRVSIKQFESDLENNLQAIHKELKTAIYNPAPVLRVYIPKGRHGKRPLGIPIVKDRVVQQAFRQIIEPIFEKEFSDNSFGFRPNRCCHDAIKRIEQYKQQGYRNILDADIKAFYDTIPHKLIMNSLREKIADGWVLNSIENMLKAGVMEDGIVHETNQGTPQGGVISPLLANLIGDIIDKELEKAGYKFVRYADDFVVMIKTKEELPAALQYVKEIIEGKLEMKLSEDKTRLTNFKRGFRFLGYNFMGKNKGISMKSLDKLKDAVRDITKRTQGVNLQAVIDTLNPAIRGHVNYFRLGNVQTVYRSSDCWVRMRLRSFKFSRKWKTDNKRFPVHRFFKMGLLSFEREFLKARAKA, from the coding sequence ATGCTTAAGTATCATTCTTTAAGAGACAAGGTATTCAGTCTGAGAAACCTTTATGCGGCTTTTGGGCACGTAAAGAAGAATAAAGGCAAGGCTGGTCTCGACAGGGTAAGTATTAAGCAGTTTGAAAGTGACCTTGAGAATAATCTACAAGCTATTCACAAGGAACTGAAAACCGCCATATACAACCCTGCGCCCGTCTTAAGGGTCTACATTCCCAAAGGCAGGCATGGCAAGAGACCTCTTGGCATTCCCATTGTCAAGGACAGGGTAGTACAGCAGGCGTTCAGACAAATCATAGAGCCAATATTCGAGAAAGAATTCTCGGATAACAGCTTTGGATTTCGTCCAAACAGATGCTGTCATGATGCTATCAAACGGATTGAACAGTATAAGCAGCAAGGGTATCGGAACATTTTGGACGCCGATATAAAGGCGTTCTATGATACCATACCTCACAAGCTTATCATGAACTCCTTGCGTGAGAAAATTGCTGACGGATGGGTGTTGAACAGTATCGAGAACATGCTCAAGGCAGGGGTCATGGAGGACGGCATCGTGCATGAGACAAATCAAGGCACTCCGCAAGGAGGCGTCATATCTCCCTTGCTTGCAAACCTTATCGGTGACATCATCGACAAGGAGCTTGAAAAGGCAGGATATAAATTTGTCCGCTATGCCGATGACTTCGTTGTCATGATAAAAACGAAAGAAGAACTCCCTGCCGCCCTTCAGTACGTCAAAGAAATCATCGAAGGGAAACTTGAAATGAAGCTGAGCGAGGATAAAACCAGGCTCACCAACTTCAAACGAGGCTTCCGGTTTCTCGGATATAATTTCATGGGCAAGAACAAGGGTATAAGCATGAAATCCCTGGACAAACTCAAGGACGCCGTCAGAGACATCACCAAACGCACACAAGGCGTCAACCTGCAAGCCGTCATTGATACATTAAATCCTGCCATAAGGGGACATGTCAACTATTTTCGGCTGGGCAATGTACAAACGGTATATCGCTCGTCAGACTGCTGGGTACGCATGAGACTGAGAAGTTTCAAGTTTTCGAGAAAATGGAAAACTGACAACAAACGTTTCCCGGTACACCGATTCTTTAAGATGGGGTTACTCTCATTTGAAAGAGAATTTCTTAAGGCACGTGCAAAGGCATGA
- a CDS encoding IS1634 family transposase, producing the protein MLELDTFWRMRLPSSRKGTSWLNILKALVCYRLIDPGSEFRFHREWYVRSATGDLLGEDYSLAQKDKAYRCLDLLLEHRDELFAYLKEKWGKLFGAKYDVLLYDLTSTYFESDPPPTGSGSKKRFGYSRDKRSDCVQVVVALVLTPEGFPVAYEVYPGNTRDTATLEEFLDRIEKQYGKFRRTWLMDRGIPTEEMLEKMRERGIDYLVGTPKGHLTRVEKPLLEQTWMRARESVRVKVLRQESEFYVYVESHDRVSKERAMRRRRLRRLWMGLRELRNRKALTRDDLLMHIGALKKEAGRDYRLVTISIPKPQEPVNENTFRFSLDRERLRQAYRREGRYLLRSNMQAAAPETVWENYLLLTRIEQAFKDLKGSLSVRPYGINWNGELKPISLFPFWLFVSTRHCAILRGGGPEG; encoded by the coding sequence ATGCTGGAACTGGACACATTCTGGAGGATGCGTCTGCCGTCAAGCCGGAAGGGGACAAGCTGGTTGAATATACTGAAGGCGCTTGTCTGTTACCGGTTGATCGATCCGGGAAGCGAATTTCGTTTTCACCGTGAGTGGTACGTGCGGAGCGCAACAGGCGATCTGCTGGGAGAGGATTATTCCCTGGCGCAGAAGGACAAGGCGTATCGTTGTTTGGATTTGTTGCTTGAGCATCGGGACGAGCTGTTTGCCTATTTAAAGGAGAAGTGGGGCAAGCTCTTTGGGGCGAAGTACGATGTGCTGCTGTATGATTTGACGAGTACGTATTTTGAAAGTGACCCACCTCCGACTGGATCGGGGAGTAAGAAGCGGTTTGGATATAGCCGGGACAAACGTTCGGATTGCGTGCAGGTGGTAGTGGCATTGGTGTTAACGCCGGAAGGATTTCCCGTTGCCTACGAAGTGTATCCGGGCAATACCAGAGACACCGCAACGCTGGAGGAATTTCTGGATCGGATTGAAAAGCAGTATGGGAAATTCCGGCGCACCTGGCTTATGGATCGCGGTATTCCAACGGAGGAGATGTTGGAAAAGATGCGTGAGCGCGGGATTGATTATTTGGTTGGGACTCCGAAGGGGCATTTGACGAGAGTAGAAAAACCGCTACTCGAACAAACCTGGATGCGGGCGAGGGAGAGCGTCCGCGTGAAAGTTCTTCGGCAGGAATCGGAGTTTTACGTTTACGTGGAAAGCCATGACCGGGTGTCTAAGGAGCGTGCCATGCGTAGGCGCAGACTCAGACGTTTGTGGATGGGCCTGCGCGAACTTCGCAATCGAAAAGCCCTCACGCGCGATGACCTGCTCATGCATATTGGCGCGTTAAAGAAAGAAGCCGGACGAGACTACAGACTGGTCACGATCTCCATTCCCAAACCGCAGGAACCGGTCAATGAGAATACGTTCCGGTTCAGTTTGGATCGGGAACGCCTGAGGCAGGCGTATCGGCGCGAGGGGCGTTATTTGCTTCGTTCCAACATGCAGGCCGCCGCGCCAGAAACCGTCTGGGAAAATTATTTGCTGTTGACGCGGATAGAACAGGCATTTAAGGACTTGAAGGGGTCTCTTTCCGTCCGCCCCTATGGCATCAATTGGAACGGAGAATTGAAGCCCATATCTTTGTTTCCTTTTTGGCTTTTTGTCTCCACACGACACTGCGCAATCTTGCGCGGGGGAGGGCCGGAGGGCTGA
- a CDS encoding transposase, with product MSIFSANIPLFKDKIQIAMELFDTCSKTMDFSGIVFDSWYATTRLLTHIHKKGKIFYSEIKSNRNIFMRHPVKKNKCLVKPDELVTLIKKHFWDKIKFVKFKTTDGSEVSHKSYSFEAKLKDCDVPIKLVVILGKWNKEDDYNYHILITNDLRASAKMIITNYLLRWGIEHCFKELKDTFCFDHYQVRHINKIERYWNLCLVAWTLTYWIKQNAYLAKILETKPTTFNEIKQAVNSMLEFAATNALSKNEKLANGYFKIKSKRLKKKCAA from the coding sequence TTGAGTATTTTTTCTGCAAATATTCCCCTGTTCAAAGACAAAATACAAATCGCCATGGAACTCTTTGATACTTGCTCAAAGACCATGGATTTCTCCGGTATTGTCTTCGACTCCTGGTATGCCACAACTCGCCTCCTCACGCACATTCACAAGAAAGGCAAAATCTTCTATTCCGAAATAAAATCGAACAGAAACATCTTCATGCGCCATCCCGTAAAGAAAAACAAATGTCTCGTCAAACCAGATGAGCTCGTGACCCTCATCAAGAAGCATTTCTGGGACAAAATCAAATTCGTCAAATTCAAAACTACGGATGGCTCTGAAGTTTCACATAAAAGCTATTCGTTCGAGGCAAAGCTGAAAGATTGTGATGTTCCCATCAAGTTGGTAGTTATTCTGGGCAAGTGGAATAAGGAAGACGACTACAACTATCATATCCTTATTACCAATGATCTCCGCGCCTCTGCCAAAATGATAATTACCAACTACCTGCTCCGTTGGGGCATTGAACACTGTTTCAAGGAATTAAAGGACACCTTTTGCTTTGATCACTACCAAGTCAGACATATCAACAAGATTGAGAGATACTGGAATCTCTGTCTTGTTGCATGGACTCTCACCTACTGGATCAAACAAAATGCCTATCTTGCGAAAATCCTTGAAACAAAACCGACAACCTTCAATGAGATCAAACAAGCTGTCAATTCTATGCTAGAATTCGCCGCTACCAATGCCTTATCAAAGAACGAAAAACTTGCCAATGGCTATTTTAAAATTAAATCCAAACGCCTTAAGAAAAAATGCGCTGCTTAA
- a CDS encoding DUF1858 domain-containing protein has protein sequence MEINRNTIIKDLIESHPETLAVFKKYNLVIAGGVRGPNEPIAFFAKAHEVNYDILVQELNEAIAKGGGEPIELPTLEEDKIYEKFVKTAIILTLTVGVTFGAVILSYIAVKFSFHSIYYAMIQAHGHAQLFGWVGLCIMGFALYIIPRVKNTELRHRNLTNICYGFIIAGLLLRVLLQPTPFRSLRILVFISAILEIISIYLFAFIILRTIFASKEKPGIFDKFFKAGIIWLIISTFINLGMTIYLYNHAIYEIPRTVFSPFVHLYLFGFVFMFIFAINIRTVFAFLDIKPVREKAVNLTFWVLNISVPIYFVAHVFAHRSVIAFRFSQGIAFPIAFALISFIYGLRIFERSTKELQDVVMDRSYAKTIRTAYLWLIVTAAILLVIPFLGLGSEMQQRFHGSLNHAVTVGFITMMIIGYASKMIPTFKGIDMHSLKLSNMTFILLNTGCFLRVFSQIMVGVSEKPVYYVVMGTSGWFELAALGIFGYNLWKTMNTTQVAKSPAAVKLTEIAKDTKVFDIVDQYPETLQIFLDFGFSQMANPVMRKTMGRVASIEMATKMHNVDTEKFLQALNDKIRSKK, from the coding sequence ATGGAAATCAACAGAAATACTATTATTAAGGACCTCATAGAGTCGCATCCGGAAACCCTTGCAGTATTCAAGAAATATAATCTTGTTATAGCGGGTGGAGTTCGCGGGCCGAATGAACCCATTGCTTTTTTTGCCAAGGCACACGAAGTTAATTATGACATCCTTGTCCAGGAACTAAACGAGGCAATTGCCAAAGGTGGCGGAGAACCTATCGAACTCCCGACGCTGGAGGAGGACAAGATATACGAGAAATTTGTTAAAACCGCAATCATATTAACGCTCACGGTTGGCGTAACGTTTGGAGCCGTCATCCTGAGTTATATCGCTGTTAAATTCAGTTTTCATTCCATCTATTATGCCATGATTCAGGCACATGGTCATGCGCAACTCTTCGGATGGGTGGGACTTTGCATCATGGGCTTTGCCCTGTACATTATACCAAGGGTAAAAAATACCGAACTCAGACACCGGAACCTGACAAATATCTGCTACGGATTTATCATCGCTGGCTTATTGCTTAGGGTTTTATTGCAGCCAACGCCTTTTCGCTCCCTCAGAATTCTGGTTTTTATCTCCGCAATTTTAGAGATCATTTCAATTTATCTCTTTGCCTTTATTATCTTGCGGACTATATTTGCCAGCAAGGAAAAGCCCGGTATCTTTGATAAATTTTTCAAAGCTGGCATTATCTGGCTCATCATCTCCACATTTATCAACCTAGGAATGACCATATACCTTTATAATCATGCTATTTATGAGATTCCAAGGACCGTTTTTAGTCCCTTTGTGCATCTCTATCTCTTTGGTTTTGTATTCATGTTTATCTTTGCTATCAATATCAGGACAGTATTTGCCTTCCTCGACATCAAGCCTGTCAGGGAGAAGGCGGTCAATCTGACCTTCTGGGTGCTGAACATATCGGTTCCGATCTATTTTGTCGCCCACGTCTTTGCGCATCGGTCCGTTATAGCATTCAGGTTTTCGCAAGGCATTGCGTTTCCCATTGCCTTTGCCCTGATCTCCTTCATTTACGGATTACGCATCTTTGAGAGGTCAACGAAAGAGCTTCAGGATGTGGTTATGGACCGAAGTTATGCCAAGACAATCCGCACCGCATATCTCTGGCTCATCGTTACCGCAGCAATCCTGCTCGTCATCCCATTTCTAGGGCTTGGTTCTGAAATGCAGCAAAGATTTCACGGATCGCTCAATCATGCCGTCACGGTTGGTTTTATTACCATGATGATTATTGGCTATGCCTCAAAAATGATCCCTACCTTTAAAGGGATTGACATGCACAGTTTAAAATTGTCAAATATGACCTTTATCCTGCTTAATACCGGCTGTTTCCTCAGGGTATTTTCTCAGATCATGGTCGGGGTCAGCGAGAAACCTGTCTATTATGTCGTTATGGGAACCTCTGGTTGGTTTGAACTAGCCGCGTTGGGCATCTTCGGTTATAACCTGTGGAAAACCATGAATACGACCCAGGTGGCGAAATCACCGGCAGCCGTTAAGCTAACGGAGATTGCCAAGGACACCAAGGTCTTCGACATCGTGGATCAATACCCTGAAACCCTTCAAATCTTCCTCGATTTTGGTTTTAGCCAGATGGCAAACCCCGTTATGCGTAAGACCATGGGCCGTGTTGCAAGCATAGAAATGGCTACAAAGATGCATAATGTGGATACCGAAAAATTCCTTCAGGCCTTGAACGACAAGATTCGTTCAAAGAAATAA
- a CDS encoding Hsp20/alpha crystallin family protein — translation MAKDLMKWTQLPTISSIQEEMNRMFDRVFRGGDLSDFGITGTWAPPLDLSETADKVTVKAEIPGMDPKEIDISIQGDTLIIKGEKKEEKEEKGKNYYRMERRYGNFTRSVDLPASVDTNKVTAECKNGVLEITMQKREEVKPKQITVKVG, via the coding sequence ATGGCTAAGGATTTGATGAAGTGGACGCAATTGCCAACCATTTCTTCTATACAGGAGGAAATGAACCGGATGTTTGACCGGGTCTTCAGAGGAGGGGATTTGTCAGATTTTGGCATAACAGGCACATGGGCGCCCCCTTTGGATTTATCAGAGACAGCAGACAAAGTCACGGTAAAGGCAGAAATTCCTGGTATGGATCCAAAGGAGATAGATATTTCGATCCAGGGCGATACCCTGATAATTAAGGGTGAAAAGAAGGAAGAAAAAGAAGAGAAGGGAAAGAACTATTACCGTATGGAAAGACGATATGGGAATTTTACGCGTTCCGTTGATCTTCCTGCCTCGGTAGACACCAATAAGGTGACGGCGGAGTGTAAAAACGGGGTGCTGGAGATTACCATGCAAAAGAGAGAGGAAGTAAAACCGAAGCAGATTACCGTAAAGGTTGGTTAA
- the murB gene encoding UDP-N-acetylmuramate dehydrogenase — MSLNIPNLERNKPLAPFTTYKIGGISDFFVEVHSIDELLHALFEARSNGIPFFLLGCGANILVTDKGFRGLVIHNLADTISFLDNAVLVAESGVIVANLIEQCWGRGLSGFEHFIGIPSTVGGAMWQNLHFLSPDRTRTVFIESIVQTSRILTEEGRCCTVGVDYFQFDYDKSVLQKRKDIVLDVTFQLCSRQKEEIRAIMDANMAWRNARQPQLPEFPSCGSVFKKIKDIGAGRLIEQAGLKGACIGEAEVSKKHANFIVNRGNATACDVLQLIQHVQHVVKKKLGYALETEISIVGEL; from the coding sequence ATGTCACTGAATATTCCAAATCTGGAAAGAAACAAACCCCTGGCGCCATTCACAACTTACAAAATCGGGGGAATATCCGATTTTTTTGTCGAAGTCCACTCCATAGACGAACTCCTTCATGCCTTATTTGAGGCGCGCAGTAACGGAATACCCTTTTTTTTACTTGGTTGCGGTGCAAATATTCTGGTAACCGACAAGGGATTTCGGGGGTTGGTTATCCATAATCTGGCAGATACAATTTCCTTCCTCGATAATGCGGTCTTGGTTGCGGAAAGCGGCGTCATCGTTGCCAATCTGATAGAACAATGCTGGGGTCGCGGTTTGTCTGGTTTTGAACACTTTATCGGCATACCAAGTACGGTGGGTGGCGCCATGTGGCAGAACTTACACTTTTTGTCCCCCGACAGAACGAGGACGGTATTTATTGAGTCAATAGTTCAAACAAGCCGTATTCTTACCGAAGAAGGGCGGTGTTGTACCGTCGGGGTCGATTACTTCCAGTTTGACTATGACAAAAGCGTCTTACAGAAACGGAAGGACATTGTCCTCGATGTTACCTTTCAGTTGTGCTCAAGGCAGAAAGAGGAAATACGCGCTATTATGGATGCCAATATGGCATGGCGCAATGCCAGGCAACCGCAATTGCCGGAATTTCCCAGTTGTGGTTCGGTATTTAAAAAAATCAAGGATATCGGGGCGGGGCGATTAATAGAACAGGCCGGTCTAAAAGGTGCGTGCATCGGGGAAGCGGAGGTATCAAAGAAACACGCCAATTTTATTGTCAACAGAGGCAATGCGACGGCATGTGATGTTTTACAGTTGATTCAGCACGTGCAGCATGTAGTAAAAAAGAAATTGGGCTATGCTTTAGAGACGGAGATTTCGATTGTTGGCGAGCTATAG